A single Primulina eburnea isolate SZY01 chromosome 11, ASM2296580v1, whole genome shotgun sequence DNA region contains:
- the LOC140806216 gene encoding probable galacturonosyltransferase 9, whose amino-acid sequence MAVVVRGVRVGSGGGSGIRSFFSYRIFVSAMFTLLFLATLSVLFTSHPSHEEAIMETTGNAYVKRTFLAWQSDPLKTRLDLIQNQANNHVALVNAYAAYARKLKLEISKQLKMFDDLANNFLELQLNPKYVTALFESYGPIDEDILRQFEKEVKDRVKVARLMIVESKESYDNQLKIQKLKDTIFAVKELLVKAKKNGAFTSLVSAKSTPKSLHCLAMRLVEERISHPEKYKDEEPKPEFEDPSLYHYAIFSDNVIAISVVVNSVVKNADEPWKHVFHIVTDRMNFAATKVWFKMRPIQGGAHIEINAVDTFEFLTPSYAPVLRQLESTNLQKFYFETRAENTTKDMSSMKYRNPKYLSMLNHLRFYLPELYPKLHKILFLDDDVVVQKDLTTLWKIDMDGKVNGAVETCFGSFRRFSEYLNFSHPLIKEKFNPRACAWAFGMNMFDLDAWRREKCTDEYHYWQNLNDDLALWKLGTLPVGLLTFYSTTKSFDKAWHVLGLGINPSISMDEINKAAVIHFSGDMKPWLDIAMNHYKHLWTKYVDNEMEFLQMCNFGM is encoded by the exons ATGGCGGTTGTGGTCCGCGGCGTTCGGGTTGGATCTGGCGGTGGATCCGGAATTCGAAGCTTTTTCAGCTACCGGATCTTTGTTTCCGCCATGTTTACGCTCCTGTTCCTCGCCACTCTCTCCGTGCTGTTCACATCTCATCCCTCCCACGAAGAAGCC ATTATGGAGACAACAGGAAATGCATATGTAAAACGAACTTTTCTAGCATGGCAGTCTGATCCACTGAAGACAAGGCTGGATTTGATACAAAATCAAGCAAATAATCATGTTGCATTGGTGAATGCATATGCTGCTTATGCTAGGAAGTTAAAACTTGAGATATCTAAGCAGCTTAAGATGTTTGATGATTTAGCTAataatttcttggaacttcAATTGAATCCAAAGTATGTCACGGCATTGTTCGAATCCTATGGGCCAATTGATGAGGATATTTTGAGGCAATTTGAGAAGGAGGTTAAAGATAGAGTTAAGGTAGCTAGGTTAATGATTGTTGAGTCAAAGGAGTCatatgacaatcagttaaaaatTCAGAAATTGAAAGATACAATATTTGCTGTCAAGGAGTTGCTGGTGAAGGCCAAGAAAAATGGGGCTTTTACTAGCTTGGTTTCTGCAAAATCGACTCCCAAGAGTTTACATTGTCTTGCCATGCGGCTTGTGGAGGAGAGAATTTCACATCCTGAGAAGTACAAGGATGAAGAGCCCAAGCCTGAGTTTGAAGACCCGAGTTTATACCATTACGCGATTTTTTCGGATAATGTGATTGCAATATCTGTTGTGGTTAACTCTGTTGTTAAGAATGCAGATGAGCCATGGAAACATGTTTTTCATATTGTTACCGATAGGATGAATTTTGCTGCGACAAAGGTTTGGTTTAAGATGAGGCCAATTCAAGGGGGGGCCCATATTGAGATCAATGCAGTGGACACTTTTGAGTTCTTAACACCCTCATATGCACCAGTACTCAGACAACTTGAATCCACAAATCTGCAGAAGTTCTACTTCGAAACCAGGGCAGAGAATACCACTAAAGATATGAGCAGCATGAAGTATAGAAACCCAAAGTATTTATCAATGCTCAATCATCTACGGTTCTACTTGCCTGAACTTTATCCAAAACTGCATAAGATTCTTTTTCTGGATGATGACGTCGTAGTTCAGAAGGATTTGACTACTTTATGGAAAATTGATATGGATGGAAAGGTGAACGGTGCAGTTGAGACATGCTTTGGTTCTTTCCGACGCTTTTCTGAATATTTGAACTTTTCTCATCCTCTGATCAAGGAGAAGTTTAATCCCAGGGCTTGTGCCTGGGCATTTGGCATGAACATGTTTGACCTAGATGCTTGGCGTCGAGAGAAATGCACCGATGAATACCATTATTGGCAAAATTTG AATGACGACCTTGCATTATGGAAATTGGGAACATTACCTGTAGGGCTTCTAACTTTTTACTCTACTACCAAATCATTCGATAAAGCATGGCACGTCCTGGGTCTTGGGATCAATCCGAGTATAAGTATGGATGAAATCAACAAAGCTGCGGTAATTCATTTCAGTGGAGACATGAAGCCTTGGCTGGACATTGCCATGAACCATTACAAACATCTGTGGACAAAGTATGTCGATAATGAAATGGAATTCCTTCAGATGTGCAATTTTGGAATGTAA
- the LOC140805646 gene encoding protein GLUTAMINE DUMPER 6-like, producing MRPTPTADAHNNPSGFLNWNSPLPYLFGGLGLMLLLIATALIILACSYRKSSSRSTDHGGDKATQLPTAVTAGDNTPKIVVIMAGDDNPTRLAVPVPSSFSAKQLP from the coding sequence ATGAGGCCAACACCAACAGCAGATGCACACAATAATCCTTCTGGATTCTTGAACTGGAATTCTCCATTGCCTTACTTATTCGGCGGCTTAGGCTTAATGCTTCTGTTGATCGCTACAGCCTTGATCATCTTAGCATGTTCCTACCGGAAATCCTCTTCCCGCTCCACCGATCATGGAGGAGACAAGGCCACTCAGCTACCCACCGCCGTCACTGCCGGGGATAACACGCCAAAGATTGTCGTGATCATGGCCGGAGATGATAATCCAACCCGACTCGCAGTTCCTGTCCCTTCTTCTTTCAGCGCCAAACAGCTGCCTTGA
- the LOC140805647 gene encoding basic leucine zipper 43-like: protein MQSREFSELRYPLVPQQPSQFPPQFPLPGINPPAYHHFNSPYPNHNLMQELSPQPLTCSFSSNSTSDEADEQQLSIINERKQRRMISNRESARRSRMRKQKQLDELWSQVVWLRNENSQLMDRFNDFSDRHDRVVQENSQLKEEASELRQMIVHMQLNSPFEGFRSLTMSDP from the coding sequence ATGCAGTCCAGAGAATTTTCAGAGCTCCGCTACCCCCTCGTCCCACAACAACCGTCTCAGTTTCCGCCCCAATTCCCCCTCCCCGGCATCAACCCACCGGCCTACCACCACTTCAACTCGCCGTATCCAAATCATAACTTAATGCAAGAACTCAGCCCCCAACCACTCACGTGTAGTTTCAGCAGCAACTCGACCTCCGACGAAGCCGATGAGCAGCAGCTGAGCATAATCAACGAGAGGAAGCAGAGAAGGATGATCTCTAACAGGGAGTCCGCTCGCAGGTCGCGTATGCGCAAGCAGAAGCAGTTGGACGAGCTTTGGTCACAGGTCGTCTGGTTGAGGAATGAGAACAGCCAGCTCATGGATAGATTTAACGACTTCTCGGACCGCCATGATCGAGTGGTGCAGGAGAATTCGCAGCTCAAAGAGGAGGCTTCGGAGCTTCGTCAGATGATCGTTCACATGCAGCTGAACAGCCCTTTTGAAGGATTTAGGAGCTTGACGATGAGCGATCCTTGA